The DNA region CGCAGCATCAAGATCCTCGGCGTCGGTTCGGTGATCGTGTTCACCGCGGTCGGCAGCTACCTCACCTTCATCGATGCGACGCCAAGCACCATCGCGGTGAAGATCGCTGTTGATGCCGGCATCCTGCTGGTGTCGTTCGCCTCGATCCTGATCGGCCATCCCTTCACGCGACAATATGCGCTCGAACAAATCGACGCCGAGATCGCGAAGCAGCCGGGCTTCCTCACTGCCAACTACCTGATCACCGGAGCCTGGACCGCTGCGACGCTGTTGATGTTGATCGGCAACATCGCGGTGCTCTATGTGCCGGCCCTGCCGCTGTGGACCGGCCTCTTGATCGCCTTCGCTGCGCGTAACGCCGCGGTGTGCTTCACGCGCTGGTATCCGCAATATCGCGCGGCCAAGTACGGGACGCCGCCGGCCGGCGCGCTGCCGGCGCGCTGAACATCACAACGATGATCCTGCCTGAGGAAACGGAAACCACGACAATGAAGAGCGTATTCGCCAGGCTCGCGAGCGACTTCCTCTCCACCATCGTGTTCCTGGTGGTCTATCTCGCCACCGACAATGTCCTGATCGCCACCGCTGTTGCGATCGTGGGTGCGATTGCGCAAGTGGTCTATGCGCGCGTCAAGGGACAGGCGCTCGGCTACATGACCTGGGCGAGCCTTGGGCTGGTGATCGTGCTCGGCGGAGCGACGCTGCTCACCAACGATCCGCGCTTCGTGCTGGCGAAGCCCGCGATCGGCCACATCGCGATCGGCGCGATCATGCTCAAGCGCGGCTGGATGCTGCGCTATCTGCCGCCGATCGTGACCGAGACCATTCCGGAATACGCTACCCTCGCCGGCTATGCCTGGGCCGGGCTGATGTTCATCCTCGCCGCCGGCACCATCGCGATCGCGGCGACCGGCGACATCAAGCTGTGGGCGTTCTACGTGTCGGTGGTGCTGGTCGGCGCCAAGATCGCCGCGTTCGCGATCCAGTACGTCGCTTTCCGCTTCCTGGTCGGCAACCGGCTGCGCGCCGCCGCCCGCGCCTGATCGCCGCAGCCGCGAACTAGGCGCGCGCGCCAAGATAGGCTATACCCGCGCACGCTTTTTTACCGGAGGGGAGACATCAATGGCGGTGGACGGAAACTGGAATCTCACGATGACGACGCCGATGGGCGAGCGCAAGGCGACCTTGTCGCTGGCGAGCTCCGGCGGCACGCTCACCGGTACGCAGGGTGCCGAGGGCAACTCCACCGAAATCTTCGACGGCACCGTGAACGGCGACAGCGTCGCCTGGAAGGTCTCCATCACCAATCCGATGCCGCTGACGCTCGAATTCTCCGGCACGGTCGCAGGCGATGGCATCTCCGGCGAGATGGGCATCGGCCCGATGGGCAGCTTCCCCTTCACCGGCACGCGGGCGTAACCGTCCCCGTCTAGAACCAGATCTGCATCGGCAGATCATACGCATCCAGCGGCTGCGGTCCCCCAGGAACGCAGCCGCTTGGTTGATGAGCAGCCAAAGCCACCGCGCAGGCATCCAGCACATCGTCACGCTTCGCGCCGGTGCCGATCCGCGCTTCGGTCAGCCAGCGATCGATCTCGCTGAAGCCGGCGCGCGTCAAGAGCTTGCGGCGAAGGGCGTTGCCCTCCTCCGACTTCTTGCGCGGCAATGGCGTGCCGCCGTTCAGCCGCAGGAAAACCAGTTCGGGATGCACCTCGCAGATGTCGCGTGCGGGGGTCGCGCGCACGAACGCGTCGACCTCCATGATCTTGTTGCCGAGATGCCAGAGCTGGCGCGAGACGCGGGTCTGACCGCGGCGCAGCGCTTCACGGTTCGCCGCGTCAGGATCGCCAAACTCCTGCCACAGCCAGCGCCGGGCGCCGGTGAAGACGCGTGAGGTGTGCGGACGCAGCCGCGCGCGGGCAAGCAGGTCGCAATCGCGCTTGCCGTCATCGGTCATGCCGATCGGGATATCGATCCCGGCACGATCAAACGGACCCGTCAGCGCGTCAGCAATGTCGCCGTGAAAGGAAATCGTGCGCTGGTCGCCGTCGATGGTGACGGCGACCCAGCCTTTGGAGAATCCGTCGAGGCCGACCGCCCTCAACCCGGCTCCTCAACCCAGATTCAATTCCTTGAAGAAGTCGTTGCCCTTGTCATCGATGATGATGAAGGCCGGGAAGTCGACCACTTCGATGCGCCAGATCGCTTCCATGCCGAGCTCGGGATACTCGACCACCTCGACCTTCTTGATGCAGTGCTCGGCAAGGTTCGCCGCCGCGCCGCCGATCGAGCCGAGATAGAAGCCGCCGTGCTTCTTGCAGGCCTCGCGCACCGCGACCGCGCGGTTGCCCTTGGCGACCATCACCATCGAGCCGCCCGCGGCCTGGAACTGGTCGACGAAGGAATCCATGCGGCCGGCGGTGGTCGGGCCGAACGCGCCGGAGGCGTAGCCGTCGGGCGTCTTGGCCGGGCCGGCATAGTAGACCGGATGGTTCTTGAAATAATCCGGCAGCGGTTCGCCCTTCTCCAGCCGCTCGCGCAGCTTGGCGTGGGCGGAGTCGCGCGCCACAATCATGGTGCCGGTCATCGAGACGCGGGTCTTGATCGGATATTGCGACAGCGTCGCGAGGATATCCTTCATCGGCTGGTTGAGGGCGATCTTGACGACATCGCCGCCGAGCGACTGCTCGACCGCGGGCAGATACTGCGCCGGGTTATGCTCGAGCTCCTCGAGATAGACGCCGTCTTTGGTGATCTTGCCGAGCACCTGGCGGTCCGCCGAGCACGAGACGCCGAGCCCGATCGGCAGCGAGGCGCCGTGGCGCGGCATGCGGATCACGCGCACGTCGTGGCAGAAATACTTGCCGCCGAACTGCGCGCCTACCCCCAGGCTTTGCGTCATCTTGAGGATTTCCTGCTCCATCTCGAGATCGCGGAACGCGTTGCCGTCAGCCGAGCCGTGGGTCGGCAGCGCATCGAGATAGCGCGCGGAAGCAAGCTTCACGGTCTTCATGCAGAGCTCGGCCGAAGTGCCGCCGATCACGATCGCGAGGTGGTACGGCGGACAGGCCGCGGTGCCGAGCGTCAGCACCTTCTCCTTCAGGAAGGCGAGCAGCCGATCTTTGGTCAGGACCGAGGGCGTCGCCTGGAACAGAAAACTCTTGTTGGCCGAGCCGCCGCCCTTGGCCATGAACATGAACTTGTAGGCGTCGTCGCCCTCGGCATAGATCTCGCACTGCGCCGGCATGTTGTTGGCGGTGTTCTTCTCCTCGTACATCGACAGCGGCGCGACCTGCGAATAGCGCAGGTTGCGGCGCAGATAGGCGTCGCGCGCGCCTTCGGAGAGCGCGGCCTCGTCGTCGCCGTCGGTGATGACGTTGCAGCCCTTCTTGCCCATGATGATCGCGGTACCGGTGTCCTGGCACATCGGCAGCACGCCGCCGGCGGCGATGTTGGCGTTCTTCAGGAAGTCGAAGGCGACGAACTTGTCGTTGTCGCTGGCTTCCTTGTCCTCGAGGATCGAGCGCAGCTGCTTCAGATGGCCCGGCCGCAGATAGTGGTTGATGTCGCCGAAGGCGGCCTCGGACAGCGCCCGCAGCGCCTCGCGCGACACCACCAGCATGTCCTTGCCCAACACCTTCTCGACCCGGACGCCCTCGCTCGTCACCTTCTTGTAGGGCGTGCTGTCGGCACCCAGCGGGAACAGCGGGGTGTGCTTGTAGGGCGGAACGGGCTTCTGCTGGTCGGGGAAGGCTGAGGGGGCGTTCATGAGCTGCTCTTTGGCTTGCAGGTCGGGTTCGTAAGGCCGGTCCGGCCGCGGGGGGCTGCCGGCAATGTAGAGCCGTTCTAAGCCTTTTTCGGACAAAGGAAAGGGAAGCCGGCCGCCTTCCAGCCATGCGCAGGACCGGCAATGCGCGTGCTATGTTTCATCCCTCCGTAATCTCTGGTTGCCACAACGCTTCAGCAATCCGCGAAACGGCCAGGAAGCCATCAGGAGACCATCATGAAGACAGCGCTTTTGATCTGGTTCGCGGCGCTGGCCTTGTTGATCGCGGTCCCGACCGGCGCCGATGCTGCCCGCCTCGGCAAGTCGTGCGGCGGCCTTGCCGGCATTCAATGCAGCCGTAGCGGCCAGTTCTGCCAGTTCAAGCCGGGACAGTGCGGCCGTGCCGACCAGACCGGCAGCTGCGCGTTCCGGCCGACGATCTGCAACAAGATCTTCAAGCCGGTGTGCGGCTGCGACGGCAAGACTTATGGCAATGATTGCGAACGCCGCGCCGCCGGCGCCTCCAAGGCGCAGGACGGCAAGTGTGCATCCTGACGGACCGGCCGTATTGACGCGCTGCGCGGGAGCCTGCATGTAGCTTCGCGTATTTTCATACCGCGGGGGTATTTCGTGACAGCACCGTTGCGCCGACGCTTTCCCTTGAGCATCCGCTCCATCATGCCGGCCGCCCTGATCGCGCTGGCGACAGCCTTCACTGCCGCGCCGGCGCATGCCGATCCCTGCGAGGACATCGCCAAGCAGCTCGCCGGCCAGATCGACGGGCTGAAGGTCAATTTCAGCGCCGCCAACATCACATACCTCACACATCCGGCGGCGAAGGAATTGTCGCTCGGCTGCCGCGGCAAGGACTATTCGATCGAGCTCTTTGCCAAGACCGATCGCAAGATGAAGCCCGAGTTCTTCAACCTGGTCGGCTCCGCCACCGCGCTGGTCTTCACCGTGCCGAAGGACGACGCCGCCACCGGCACCTCGCGCTGCCTGAAGCGCATGGGCATCCTGCGCGGCAACACCATCACGATGCGCTATCGCCGCCTCAACCTCGAATGTACGCGCAACCGGACCGATGCCTCGATCACGGTGCGTCGCGGCAAGAACGAGTGACCGGCCGCATCGCGGCACGCCAATGTTGCCTATATAATTGTCAATGCAGGGGCCGCACCGGAACGTTCCTCCCGCTCCGAAAGTTGATAATTGCGGTCGCATGTTTGCTGGAAAACGGTGCGATAATCACGGCCGGAATCACGGAGCCGCCCATGATCGCAAAGCTCCTCCTGCAGAATACTTTCTTCGTCGTCGCAATGGCCGCGCTGCTGTTTGCCTTCGCCGGCACGCTGCACTGGCCTGGCGCGTGGGCTTATCTGATCGCCTCGGCGCTGATCGGCCCGGCCTGCGGACTGTGGCTTGCCAAGGTCGATCCCGGCCTGCTGGCCGAGCGCATGCGGCTCACCGCGCGCGAAGGCCAGCCCGCCGAGGACAAGCGCTTCATGCTGGTGTTCCTCGTCATTGCCGTGCTGTGGTTCGTCGCGATGGGCCTCGACCGTCGGTTTGGCGGCGCCAATGCCGGCGTGGCGCTGATCGTGCTCGGCCTCGTGCTGTATCTGATCTCGACCGCGCTGATCCTGTGGGTGTTCCGCACCAATTCGTTCGCAGCCCCAGTCGTGAAGGTACAGACCGAGCGCGACCATCACGTGATCTCGACCGGACCCTACGCGCTGGTGCGCCATCCGATGTATGCGAGCGTGATGCTGTTCTTCATCGGCGTGCCGCTGACGCTCGGCTCCTGGTGGGGCCTTGCCTTCGTGCCGGTGTTCTTCGCGATGTTCGCGTTCCGCACCGGGATCGAGGAACGCACGCTGGTGGCGGGATTGTCAGGCTATGCCGATTATGCGGCACGGGTGCGCTATCGCCTCGTGCCCGGACTGTGGTGAGGGACCATCATGGCAGAGAGCAAGACCTACACCGGCGGCTGCCATTGCGGCCAGGTGCGCTTCGAATGCACCACCGACATGGCGATGGTGACCGCCTGCAACTGCTCGATCTGCACCAAGAAGGGGCTGCACTTCGTGTTCATGCCGCCGTCGAGCTTCCAGCTTCGCGCCGGCGCCGAGAACCTGAAGGAGTACCTGTTCAACCGCCATGCGATCCGCCACCAGCTCTGCGTCGATTGCGGTGTCGACGTGTTCGCGCGCGGCAAGAAGCCCGATGGCGCCGACATCGTCGCGCTCAATGTCAACTGCATCGACGGCATCGACCTGTCGAAGATCGCGATGACGCCGGTGGATGGGAAGAGCCGGTAGTTTCCTATCCACCCTTCGTCATTCCGGGATGCGCCGAAGGCGCAGGCCCGGAATCCATACTCACGATCGTGGTTATGGATTCCGGGCTCGCGCTTAGCGCGCCCCGGAATGACGGTCGTCACAAATCCAGCGCCTTGTAGCGCCGGAAAATCCCCTCCTCGTTGAACGGAATCCGCCGCTCGCTCGCCAGATAGGCCTTGATGTTCGGCCGCTCCGCAACGCGATCGCGCAGTGCGATCAGGCGCGGGACCTTCTTCTCGAACCCGGCCATCCGCTTCGGAAACGCGTAGCGCAGGCCTTCGACGATCTGGAACAGCGACAGGTCGACGTAGGTCAGCCGGCGTCCGGCGACGAAGCCGCCGCCATTCGCCTGCACGAGATCCTCGAAATAGCCGAGATATTTCGGCACCCGCGATTTCCAGAACTCTTCCGTGCGTTTCTTCGCCGGCGCCTTCTGGTCCTCGTAATACAGCGACGGCCCGAGCGGGTGGTGGGTGTCGTGGATCTCCAGCACGAAGTCCGCAATCGTCAGCTGCAACTCGTGCACCCAGAGCTTTCCCGCCTCCGCCTTCGGCGCGAGGCCGTGGCGCGCGCCGAGATAGAGCAGGATGTTGGCAGTCTGTCCGATCACGAGTTGGCCGGCCTTCAGGAACGGCGGCGCAAAGGGCGGCGTGCCCTTGCGCGCGTCCATCATCTTCATCACGGCGCCGGTGCCGCCCTTGCCGCGCGCGACATCGGTATATTCAGCGCCGGCATCCTCGAGTGCGAGGCGGACATATTCGCCGCGGCCCTGGATCATCGGCCAGTAGTAAAGCTGATAGTGCATGCACTTACCTCCACAAACTTCACCGCATCGCCTCGATTCACGGTGATCGTAGCCGTGCCGCGGCCAGATCGTCTACCGCGCACCGGCCGCCTGTCCGAACCACGCGCGGACTGCTAAGATTACAGCATCGAGTCTTCGATGAAGGATCAACTTATGGCGGACAACAAGAAGAAGCGGGGCGCACAAGATCGCGCCCTGATCGCGTTGAGCGAGTCCTACGAAGTTGCGTACTGGTCCAAGAAGTTCAAGGTCACGCCGGCAAAGCTCAAGGCGGCCGTCAAGAAGGTCGGGCACTCCGCCAAGAAGGTGGAAGCCCACTTCAAGGAGCAGCGGCACATGGCCGCCGACCGCGCGCGGATCGCGATCAGCGAGCCCTACGAGGTCCGCTACTGGTCGAAGAAGTTCAAGGTGACCCCTGCCCGCCTCAAGGCCGCGGTGGCCGAAGTCGGACATTCCTCGAAGAAGGTCGAGGCCCATTTCGCGAAGAAGAAGAAAACCGCGAAGAAAAAGAAGGCGGCCAAGAAGACTCTCAAGAAGGCCGGCAAGCGCAAGAAGAACTGAGCGGTCGAGGGTACGCCGCTCTCGCCTCGTCATTGCGAGCCAACGGGTCGGCGCGCAGCGCCGCCCGATGACAGGCTCCGCGAAGCATCCACCGCACCGCATTTGCGGAAAGATGGATTGCTTCGTCGCTATCGCTCCTCGCAATGACGGGGGACGGGCTCCGCCCCGTTCGCCGCTCCCCTCAATTCGCCGCGAAGCAGTACAGCAGGCCGTCGCCGCCGGTGCTCTTCAGATCGGCTTGCGAGCAGCCGCCGTCAGGACCGCGCGAGGGATGCGACATGTTCCAGGATTTTGACGGCTCGTCATCCCGCAGGCCCTTGCGGTCGAAGTGCCCGACCATGGCGGCGCCCTGCGTACTGCTTGTCCAGTTCTTGCAGGTGCGGTCCTCACCGGCTGCAAACGCCGTACCATCGGCCTGCGATCCCGTCAGCACGTCGTGGCGGTTCGGCGTGTCGCCGGCACCGTTGATGACGTCGCCCTTCTCGGACAGCGCGGTCTGCTTGGTGAGATTATTGCCGGCGCTGTGCAGATCGGCGACATCCTTGGCGACCACGACGCCCTTCACGTTCTTCCACGGGCCCTTGCCGATGCGATCGCGCGCATTCACCGCGGGCTTTCCGTCGGCCGCCTGGGTCGAGAGATAGGCGCGCCATGTCTTCGGCGCTCCGAAGCCCGCGGCCTGCGCCAGGGTCTGGCAATGATTGTCGGCGCCGGCGAGCCCGCCGAGATTGCCGCCATTGCCGATGCCGTTGCTGGTCACGAAGAAGCTGGTGTCGGCGGTCTGCGCCGTTGCCGGCGGCGCGGCCATGACGACGAACGCAAGACAGGCAGGAACCGCGATATGTGCAGTGAACTTCATCTCGTTCTCCCGATGGTTGCTTTAGCCCGCTGACATCAACCCGCAGGTAGTCCGGATATTCCGGCGCCACGACACGCGAATGAAGCCCACAAAACAAAAGCGCCGCGGTTGATGCCGCGGCGCCTTGTACTTGTCGTGACCGGCTGTCGATCAGTTGGTCTGCTGGATCGCCGAAAGCTCCCAGTTGCCGCCGCGCTGGCGCACGAAGGTCCAGACCTCGGTGATCTCCTCCGGCTGCCCGCCGCTGACCTGACGGCCGGTGCCGCGCTCCAGCATGGTGTCTACGAGCGAGTAGCGCATCGCGACCGTCGCATATTCGCTGTCGCCTTCGCGCCAGGCTTCCGCCAGATCGCCCTGCAAGAGCTTCACATTGGAGGTCTTGTTGGTGACGTTGCGCGCCTTGTTCTCCTCGAGATCCTTCGAGAAGTACGACACCATTTCCGGCGTCGCGAGCGTGTGCAGCTTCGCAATGTCCTCGTTCGACCACGCGGCCTGGATGTCGCCGAGCAACCGCTCGAACGTCTCGTAGTCACCAGGTGTGATCTCGACCGGCGCATTCGATCCGCCGCCGAGGCCAAAGCCGAAGCCCGAACGGGCGTTCGCCTGCGGACCAGGGCCGACGTCGGGGCCCCCCGCGTAGGCGGCGGCCGGCGCATTGCGCCGCTGCCACCACGACATCGCGAGCCGAACCACCAGCACGATCAGACCGATCTGCAGCAGCAGGCCGAACATCGACGACAACCCGCCGAGGCCCGAGAACAGGCCGCCGCCGAACAGCATGCCGAACAGGCCGGCGCCAAGGAAGCCCGCGGCCAGGCCGCCGAGCAGGCCGCGACCCATTCCGCCGCGGCCGAACAGGCCGCCGGAATTCGCCGCCGCCGGCGAGCCCATGCTGGGGCTACCAGGCTGGCTGAAGGTACGGTTCATCGGAGCAACCGAGCCCGGCGCGGTGCTGGTCGAGGGCGGCGCGGAGAATGTCCGCGAGCCGCGCGAGCCGCCGCCGCCAACGCGGGCGTCGGCCGCCGAAACGGTCATCATCACGGGCAGCGCCAGCGCCATCGCGACGGCGATCGCCCGGACAATTCCACGCGTGCGTTGCGAGAAATTCATGTTGGTTTCCTCAAAGGATTCCCCGGCATGGGGAAACACCCCTAACATGGGCAGGGCCCGATAAAAGTGAAGCGGGAAACGGGAACCGCGGCTGCGGCCCTCGGTCGCGGCGATGTGACACAATGGTCCTTGTGGATGCGACAGCGCGTCCTAGCGCGAGATGGGGCTCAGGTTCAACCGCGAGACCGCATTGCAACATTGCCCCTGCCCTGCAGGAAGCGAAGGGGTATCATGGCTCGTCACCCGGGCCTAGTTCGCCGTCATGGTTTCCTTCACCGCGGCAACCAGCTGCGTCAGCGTGAACGGCTTCGGCAGGAACGCGAACTGCTGGTTCTCCGGCAGGCTCTTCTCGAACGCGTCCTCGGCATAGCCCGAGACGAAGATGATCTTCAGCTCCGCATTGCGGCTGCGCATTTCCTTCAGCAGCGTCGGCCCGTCCATCTCCGGCATCACGACGTCGGACACCACGAGGTCGACCTTGCCGTTGTTCTCCTCGAACGCCTCCAGCGCCTCGACGCCGTTCGCCGCCTCGATCACGCTGTAGCCGCGCGAACGCAGGCCACGCGCATTCAGCGAGCGCAGGCCGTCCTCGTCCTCGACCAGCAGGATGGTGCCCTGCCCGGTGAGATCAGGCTTCGGCTTGGTGGCATCCGCGGCGGCGGTTTCCTTCGCCGCGCTGTTGCCGGCATGCGCCTCCGGTGCAACCTCTTGCTCCTGGTGATGCCTCGGTAGATAGATCCGGAACGTGGTGCCGCCGCCCGGCACGGAATCGACATAAACGAAGCCGCCGGTCTGCTTGACGATGCCGTAGACCGTGGACAGGCCGAGGCCGGTGCCCTTGCCGACTTCCTTGGTCGAGAAGAACGGCTCGAAAATCTTGTCGATGATCTCGTGCGGAATGCCGGTGCCGGTGTCCGAAATCTCGATCTTCACATAATCGGCCGCCGGCATGCCCTTGTTGGCGAGCTGCGCGGCTTCCTCGGTCGGCACGTTGGTGGTGCGGATGATCAGCTTGCCGCCGTCGGGCATCGCGTCGCGCGCGTTCACCGCGAGATTGACCACCACCTGCTCGAATTGCGAGACGTCGACCTTGACCGGCCACAGGTCGCGGCCATGCACAAGGTCGAGCTTGACCTTCTCGCCGATCAGCCGGCGCAGCAGCATGGTGAGGTCGGAGAGCGCATCGCCGAGATCGAGCACCTGCGGCCGCAGCGTCTGGCGGCGCGAGAACGCAAGCAGCTGCCGCACCAGCGTCGCGGCGCGGGTGGCGTTCTGCTTGATCTGCATGATGTCCTGGAACGACGGATCGGTCGGCTTGTGCGCGTTCAGCAGGAAGTCGTTCGCCATCATGATGGCCGACAGCACGTTGTTGAAGTCGTGCGCGATGCCGCCGGCGAGCTGGCCGACCATCTCCATCTTCTGCGACTGGTTGATCTGGTTCTCCAGCGCGTGCCGCTCGGTGGTCTCGAGCATGTAGACGATTGCGGTCTCGGCGTCGCGCTCGTCCTTCTCGACGGTGGTGACGAAGAACTGGGCGGAGCGCTCCTTAGGCCCGTCGAGCATAACCTCGACCGGCGCAATGTCGCCCTGGCCTTCGGCAGCCTGGTTGATCGCGGCGATCAGCAGGCCGCGGTCGCGCGGATTGACCGCGCGGAAGATCGACTTGGCCGCGCCGCCGTCGCCGTTCAGCCCCTGCGCCAGCTTGGCATAGCGGGCATTGGCGCCGACCACATTGCCGCCGCGATCGACGGTCGCGATCGCCATCGGCGTATGGTCGAAGAAGCGCATGAAGCGCACCTCGGCGGCACGCTCCGGATCGGAATGCTCGTCGCGGGCGCGGCTGATCACCAGCGTGCGCGAGGCGCCCGCCGCGCCGTCGGCGCCGAAGGCGAGCTTGTGATAGAGCCGCACCGGCACGGTCTTGCCGCCGCGCATCCGCAGGTCGATGTCGAACACCTCGGTCTTGACCTCGCCGGGCACCGCCGCGATCGAGGTCAGCAGCGCCGCGCCGTCGCCCGAGACGATGTCGGTCAGCTTCAGGCCGCCCGAGCCGATCTCGGCGAGATCGTAGTCCAGCCAGTTGGCCAGCGTGGCGTTGATATAGGCGATCTCCCCGGCCGGATTGACCGAGAAGAAGCCGCACGGCGCATGATCGAGATATTCGATCGCGTGCCGCAGTTCCTGGAACACGTCTTCCTGGCGCTCGCGGTCGCGGGTGACGTCGGCGATCGACCACACCGCATATTTCGCGTCGCGCTTGCCCTCGCCGAGCGGGCGTACCCGCAGGCGCAGCCAGCGGCCTTGTCCGCCACCTTGCCCGGCCTCGTGGGCGGCGACGCGGACCTCCTCCTGCTGCCGCTTGCCCTCGCGCGCCGCCTTCAACAGGCGGAACACCGCCTCGGAGACGTCGGGGTTGCCGATAAAGACGCGTTCGACGGGACGGACGTCCTGCGGGCCTGCCGCGCCGGTCAGCGTGAGATAGGCGGCGTTGGAATAGACCACGTGGCCGCGGGAGTCGGTGACGACGAGCCCTTCATGGGCGTGGTCGGCGATCCGGCCCATCACCGGGTCGTCGCTCGTGCGGTCGGAGAAGCGGATGATGCCGGCGGCAAGGGCGAACAGGTTGAACAGCCCCACGGTGGCGAGCAGCGCCAGCACAAACAGGATATAGGGCTGCGCCTGGGTCCGGCCGATGGTCA from Bradyrhizobium sp. B124 includes:
- a CDS encoding ATP-binding protein, with the protein product MTADSNDPPATEPFVAHGPARRSGSILLVLLIATGIVAVAVWLMTIGRTQAQPYILFVLALLATVGLFNLFALAAGIIRFSDRTSDDPVMGRIADHAHEGLVVTDSRGHVVYSNAAYLTLTGAAGPQDVRPVERVFIGNPDVSEAVFRLLKAAREGKRQQEEVRVAAHEAGQGGGQGRWLRLRVRPLGEGKRDAKYAVWSIADVTRDRERQEDVFQELRHAIEYLDHAPCGFFSVNPAGEIAYINATLANWLDYDLAEIGSGGLKLTDIVSGDGAALLTSIAAVPGEVKTEVFDIDLRMRGGKTVPVRLYHKLAFGADGAAGASRTLVISRARDEHSDPERAAEVRFMRFFDHTPMAIATVDRGGNVVGANARYAKLAQGLNGDGGAAKSIFRAVNPRDRGLLIAAINQAAEGQGDIAPVEVMLDGPKERSAQFFVTTVEKDERDAETAIVYMLETTERHALENQINQSQKMEMVGQLAGGIAHDFNNVLSAIMMANDFLLNAHKPTDPSFQDIMQIKQNATRAATLVRQLLAFSRRQTLRPQVLDLGDALSDLTMLLRRLIGEKVKLDLVHGRDLWPVKVDVSQFEQVVVNLAVNARDAMPDGGKLIIRTTNVPTEEAAQLANKGMPAADYVKIEISDTGTGIPHEIIDKIFEPFFSTKEVGKGTGLGLSTVYGIVKQTGGFVYVDSVPGGGTTFRIYLPRHHQEQEVAPEAHAGNSAAKETAAADATKPKPDLTGQGTILLVEDEDGLRSLNARGLRSRGYSVIEAANGVEALEAFEENNGKVDLVVSDVVMPEMDGPTLLKEMRSRNAELKIIFVSGYAEDAFEKSLPENQQFAFLPKPFTLTQLVAAVKETMTAN
- a CDS encoding septation protein IspZ, yielding MKSVFARLASDFLSTIVFLVVYLATDNVLIATAVAIVGAIAQVVYARVKGQALGYMTWASLGLVIVLGGATLLTNDPRFVLAKPAIGHIAIGAIMLKRGWMLRYLPPIVTETIPEYATLAGYAWAGLMFILAAGTIAIAATGDIKLWAFYVSVVLVGAKIAAFAIQYVAFRFLVGNRLRAAARA
- a CDS encoding Kazal-type serine protease inhibitor family protein; protein product: MKTALLIWFAALALLIAVPTGADAARLGKSCGGLAGIQCSRSGQFCQFKPGQCGRADQTGSCAFRPTICNKIFKPVCGCDGKTYGNDCERRAAGASKAQDGKCAS
- a CDS encoding lectin, producing the protein MAAPPATAQTADTSFFVTSNGIGNGGNLGGLAGADNHCQTLAQAAGFGAPKTWRAYLSTQAADGKPAVNARDRIGKGPWKNVKGVVVAKDVADLHSAGNNLTKQTALSEKGDVINGAGDTPNRHDVLTGSQADGTAFAAGEDRTCKNWTSSTQGAAMVGHFDRKGLRDDEPSKSWNMSHPSRGPDGGCSQADLKSTGGDGLLYCFAAN
- a CDS encoding DUF429 domain-containing protein; this translates as MRAVGLDGFSKGWVAVTIDGDQRTISFHGDIADALTGPFDRAGIDIPIGMTDDGKRDCDLLARARLRPHTSRVFTGARRWLWQEFGDPDAANREALRRGQTRVSRQLWHLGNKIMEVDAFVRATPARDICEVHPELVFLRLNGGTPLPRKKSEEGNALRRKLLTRAGFSEIDRWLTEARIGTGAKRDDVLDACAVALAAHQPSGCVPGGPQPLDAYDLPMQIWF
- a CDS encoding fumarate hydratase yields the protein MNAPSAFPDQQKPVPPYKHTPLFPLGADSTPYKKVTSEGVRVEKVLGKDMLVVSREALRALSEAAFGDINHYLRPGHLKQLRSILEDKEASDNDKFVAFDFLKNANIAAGGVLPMCQDTGTAIIMGKKGCNVITDGDDEAALSEGARDAYLRRNLRYSQVAPLSMYEEKNTANNMPAQCEIYAEGDDAYKFMFMAKGGGSANKSFLFQATPSVLTKDRLLAFLKEKVLTLGTAACPPYHLAIVIGGTSAELCMKTVKLASARYLDALPTHGSADGNAFRDLEMEQEILKMTQSLGVGAQFGGKYFCHDVRVIRMPRHGASLPIGLGVSCSADRQVLGKITKDGVYLEELEHNPAQYLPAVEQSLGGDVVKIALNQPMKDILATLSQYPIKTRVSMTGTMIVARDSAHAKLRERLEKGEPLPDYFKNHPVYYAGPAKTPDGYASGAFGPTTAGRMDSFVDQFQAAGGSMVMVAKGNRAVAVREACKKHGGFYLGSIGGAAANLAEHCIKKVEVVEYPELGMEAIWRIEVVDFPAFIIIDDKGNDFFKELNLG
- a CDS encoding TIM44-like domain-containing protein encodes the protein MNFSQRTRGIVRAIAVAMALALPVMMTVSAADARVGGGGSRGSRTFSAPPSTSTAPGSVAPMNRTFSQPGSPSMGSPAAANSGGLFGRGGMGRGLLGGLAAGFLGAGLFGMLFGGGLFSGLGGLSSMFGLLLQIGLIVLVVRLAMSWWQRRNAPAAAYAGGPDVGPGPQANARSGFGFGLGGGSNAPVEITPGDYETFERLLGDIQAAWSNEDIAKLHTLATPEMVSYFSKDLEENKARNVTNKTSNVKLLQGDLAEAWREGDSEYATVAMRYSLVDTMLERGTGRQVSGGQPEEITEVWTFVRQRGGNWELSAIQQTN
- a CDS encoding DUF3606 domain-containing protein; the encoded protein is MADNKKKRGAQDRALIALSESYEVAYWSKKFKVTPAKLKAAVKKVGHSAKKVEAHFKEQRHMAADRARIAISEPYEVRYWSKKFKVTPARLKAAVAEVGHSSKKVEAHFAKKKKTAKKKKAAKKTLKKAGKRKKN
- a CDS encoding glutathione S-transferase yields the protein MHYQLYYWPMIQGRGEYVRLALEDAGAEYTDVARGKGGTGAVMKMMDARKGTPPFAPPFLKAGQLVIGQTANILLYLGARHGLAPKAEAGKLWVHELQLTIADFVLEIHDTHHPLGPSLYYEDQKAPAKKRTEEFWKSRVPKYLGYFEDLVQANGGGFVAGRRLTYVDLSLFQIVEGLRYAFPKRMAGFEKKVPRLIALRDRVAERPNIKAYLASERRIPFNEEGIFRRYKALDL
- a CDS encoding GFA family protein, with protein sequence MAESKTYTGGCHCGQVRFECTTDMAMVTACNCSICTKKGLHFVFMPPSSFQLRAGAENLKEYLFNRHAIRHQLCVDCGVDVFARGKKPDGADIVALNVNCIDGIDLSKIAMTPVDGKSR
- a CDS encoding isoprenylcysteine carboxylmethyltransferase family protein, translated to MIAKLLLQNTFFVVAMAALLFAFAGTLHWPGAWAYLIASALIGPACGLWLAKVDPGLLAERMRLTAREGQPAEDKRFMLVFLVIAVLWFVAMGLDRRFGGANAGVALIVLGLVLYLISTALILWVFRTNSFAAPVVKVQTERDHHVISTGPYALVRHPMYASVMLFFIGVPLTLGSWWGLAFVPVFFAMFAFRTGIEERTLVAGLSGYADYAARVRYRLVPGLW